In Salmo salar chromosome ssa03, Ssal_v3.1, whole genome shotgun sequence, a single genomic region encodes these proteins:
- the LOC106599988 gene encoding splicing factor 3A subunit 2 encodes MDFQHRAGGKTGSGGVASTSESNRDRRERLRQLALETIDINKDPYFMKNHLGSYECKLCLTLHNNEGSYLAHTQGKKHQTNLARRAAKEAKEAPAQPAPEKVKVEVKKFVKIGRPGYKVTKQRDPESGQQSLLFQIDYPEIAEGIGPRHRFMSAYEQRIEPPDRRWQYLLLAAEPYETIAFKVPSREIDKGESRFWTHWNKDTKQFFLQFHFKMEKALAPPSGPVPPMGIKRPPPLMSGMGPRPPSEPMPPPLPGGMNMPPLPPGAPGPPQMHHHHQMQHSGPGMGMPPLMRPPLPSDSREGMPHQNN; translated from the exons ATGGATTTCCAACACAGAGCTGGGGGCAAGACGGGGAGTGGTGGGGTGGCGTCCACCTCGGAGAGCAACCGGGACCGGCGAGAGCGGCTCCGCCAGCTGGCCCTGGAGACCATTGACATCAACAAGGACCCCTATTTCATGAAGAACCATCTGGGCTCTTATGAGTGTAAACTGTGTCTGACACTCCACAACAATGAG GGCAGCTACCTGGCCCATACACAGGGAAAGAAGCATCAAACGAATTT AGCGAGAAGAGCAGCCAAAGAAGCAAAAGAAGCTCCCGCCCAGCCAGCCCCCGAAAAGGTGAAGGTTGAGGTCAAGAAATTTGTGAAAATTGGTCGACCGGGGTACAAAG TAACAAaacagagagatccagagagcgGGCAACAGTCTTTACTTTTCCAG ATTGATTACCCAGAGATAGCAGAGGGCATAGGACCCAGGCATCGCTTCATGTCTGCATACGAGCAGCGCATCGAGCCCCCAGACCGTCGTTGGCAGTACCTTCTACTGGCTGCAGAGCCCTACGAGACGATCGCCTTCAAG GTGCCAAGCAGAGAGATTGATAAAGGTGAGAGTCGCTTCTGGACCCACTGGAACAAAGATACAAAACAG TTCTTCCTCCAGTTCCACTTCAAGATGGAGAAAGCCCTCGCCCCACCCAGCGGACCCGTACCCCCCATGGGTATTAAGCGCCCCCCTCCCCTGATGAGTGGGATGGGGCCTCGACCCCCCAGTGAGCCCATGCCCCCTCCACTTCCAGGGGGGATGAATATGCCCCCTTTGCCCCCTGGTGCCCCTGGCCCTCCCCAGATGCACCACCACCATCAAATGCAACACAGTGGCCCCGGGATGGGTATGCCACCCCTGATGAGACCCCCACTCCCCTCTGACAGCCGTGAAGGAATGCCCCATCAAAACAACTGA